AAGGAGCAGCACTCCTGCAAAGCCCAgaccagcctgacagagctgtgATGGTTTGGGGCCCACCCTCACAATGCACCCCCAAACCACAGAACATGAGTGCCCTGGGGTGACTTCACTGATGAGGTGGCTTTGGTCACGTCTTCATTTTGCCCTGACAAGGCCATCAACACCAGTATTTAACCTCTAATACTTGCATTTAAATATTGCCATCAAAGTCAGATGGATAAGACCTCAAGAAAATGGCTTGGAATCAAAGAATTCCAAATAGGAATGCCAGCACCATGACTTAGGAGGGAGGAGGAGTTCACTGATCATACATTAATAACAATTAGCTGTTACTAACAGGAACAAAATATTAAGACTTGGAGGTTTTAAATTATGAAACCTTGTGGCTTGAATGCGGAATAAGAGAATTGACatcacagagcagcctgggcaaaCACAGGCTTGTTGTTTGTTTATTGGATTCATGAATGAGGTCAAGGAATATGCTTCAAATGACAGTGTATGCTGGTGTGTAGATTGCAGAAATCCAAATGGACCTGACAAATGGAACAAGTTCAGCCTGAACAGCTTCTGCTTTGCCGGATCCTCTCCCTTGATCCCATTCAAGAACACAAGGCCAGGAGCCTTCTTTCATTTATTAGGAAGTGCTCAAAGGCACCAGAATCCTGCCAAGTTATTGCAGAGTGACCtacccaggacagcagcagctccctcagcattCCTGGGTGCAAGACAATGACTGATGGAAACCCAGTGGCACACAATAGGAACCCAGTCTTCACAAGGCACCTACAAAGCAAAGCACATGAGTACCACAAAATGACATCACTGATGACATTGTAAATCTCCAGGGCTGTGCTTGTTTATTCAACCCTCCCTGACACACATGGAACAGTCAAATCGTCCCAAACACCAACTCTCAGCCTATAGCTGTCTCCAAGGTCAGAGGGACACAGACTCAAGAACAGGACATGGAATTGCAGAATTGCATCAAGGAAAACACTCCCCACCTCATGACTCACCAGGCTGGGCCAGCCAAGAGCTCCTGCCTAAAAAATGCCCCAAGGCCAAGGGACAAGGCTGTCCCGCCCCTCCACAACCAGCATAAAAGCCAGACCAGAGCTTCTCTCCCTCACACACTTCTCCTCCCACCTTCTCCTGCTGACAACCAGGTGAGTCTCAATCCCCTGaccctcctgcctctgccaccctcctccctctctttcAGAACTTGgccccagcctcagcagccctcacacctccccacagccccacaacAGCCTCCACATTCACTCTCTTCCAGGCCCCTTGCACCTCcacacccctgccctgcctcaacCCCTTCTCTTCCAGGCACCCTCCACACAACACCCATGGCCTGCTACAACCGCTGCAGTCCCTGCGGACCCACCCCGCTGGCCAACAGCTGCAacgagccctgtgccctgcaatgcCAGGATTCCCGCGTCATCATTgacccttcccctgtgctggtcaccctgccaggacccatcatgacctccttcccccagaacacCGCCGTCGGATCCACCTCCTCCGCTGCCGTGGGCACTGAGCTCagtgtgcagggacagcccatctCTGGTGGCTTTGGTGGCTTTGGCTACGGCCTTGGCTATGGCCGTGGATTTGGCTATGGGCTGGGAGGCCTGGGCTGCTATGGCAGAAGGGGAGGCTACAACTGCTAAGGACCTTCGGCACCATCCTGGCAccaccagctctgggctctggcagcagctcctgcaagcaaagcaaatcaGCTGATGGTCACAGTACTCTCACCTCTCAACAGATTATTTCCACTTCTTTCTCCTGCCTCTTTGTTCTTTCACATCAATAAAGTTTTCCTGCTTTAAATCTGGCAtgcctctttatttttttgtattccAATGGTCTCACATCCATCCCACCACATTCTAGAGCTGAACAAGCCAGTGGGAGTATGTGGAACAGGGCAACAACACTTTTGCTAACATATATCTCAAAACAACTAATAACAAACTAGTTATAGAAATAACTGGTAGGCCTAGGAAGCACAGGAAGGGACATCTTACAGAACTGTCACACACCCTGCAAACTGCTACAACAAAGTCTTTGACACATCAATTTTCTCCTCGGTACAAAAATCGAAAAGTCACTCCATGCCAGTACACACTTGACAAACTCTTTCTGGCCAGGACTCCTGAAGCTTTCCAGCAAAGAGAGAAACAGCATCAACCTCTTGGGCAGGAGCTCTGGAGTGCAAGTGCTTCAACTGCCCTGCTTAAGCAAGACCAACAGCAGCACATTCCAGCACCATGGACAGGTCAGATTTGTATCTCCAAGGATCAAGATTCCACCACCTCTTCCACTCTACCGCCTCTTCCACTCTGTGGCCACCCTCACAATGAAAGATTCTTGTCTTCTTTGCCCATGAAGTTTCATCTCGTTTCACTTTTGCCCTTGCTGTCTTGCCCTGCACGTGTGCACAGCTGAGAACAGCCGTGCTCCTTTGCCTTCATCCACCACCGTCAGGGATTTGCACACACTGATGGACCACCCTGTTCATCTTTGTTCCCTGGGAGtctcagctctctcagctttCCACTAGGAAAGTTCCTCCAGTCCGTTCAGAACATTGCTGTCCCTGAAATGGTTTAGATTctttaaatgtatttcattttcaCACTTTAGAACATTGCTGGGCCTGAAATGGTTTAGATTCATTTAACTGATTTCATTTTCAcactggggagcccaggacTGTTCATAACACCTCACGTGAGATGTCAGCAgctttcaggagacagcaagAGTCACCTCCCCCTACCTCATCACAACCCTTTTCCCACTTCTTCTCTCAAACCTTGGGGTCCCTTTTCCCACCCAGGGCCCCCCTTTCCCCACCCACAGACCCCCTGGTCTATTTCTTCTCAATCACAAGCACAAAGGctttttcagagaagaaaaccaTTGTTCCAAGTGACTCTGAGACATTTCCTACCTGGGATGACTCCTACCAACAAACAGCCCTTGGCACCTGCCcttgctgagccccagcagatgTCCAGGACCACTCAGGTTTTCAGTGTTGGCCAAGAGGATCCAACTCCTGGGCTACATCACTGTGGATTTGCTGCCATCTGGATGTTGGGACACTGACCAAAAGCCTCTGGGCCCAGCCCTTCAGAGCCTTCTCAGGCCACAACTCTGGCACTGACACAACCTGGATGTGCCTGGGGTATTGTCAAGGATTATGCAATGCTCTCCTCCAACAACCCAGGGCAACTGTCCAGTCCTCTTTCTGACAACCAGACATTGCCCAGTGGAGTGACCCCAGTCCTTAGCCCAAGAAACGACCCAAAAGACCCTGGATATCAAAACTGTAAAAGCAAGAGGGGCACCAAGACACACACAAAGCACAACCAAGTGGAAAAATATGGTTCAATGTCAGCCATTGCCAGCTGGCGAAAAAGCATGGAGGGAGGGTTTGTGATTGAAGGTACAACTCCTCCTACTTGGCAGAGCTACAAGGTGCAAACCAGACTGACAGGGCTACCAGAGAGTGGGGGCAACTCCTCCCCACACATCCACAAGCCACAGAACAGAAGTACCACGGGGTGACCTCAGTGATTACACCCCATCTCTCCAAGGCTTTGGTCACGTCTCAAACCCACCCTGAAATGAGCCATAAATAACAGAGTATGTTTTCTAAAACTTGCATTTAAAAGCTGCTGCCAAGGTCAGATGGACACAACCCCAAGAGGACATGACACTGTGGATGTGGGGAAAGGCAAGGAATCCAGTCTCCAGCTCATGACTTGCCAGGTAAGGCTCTCcatgagaaggaagaaaaagacctgCTCAAGCAGAGCTGTAGATGAGCCTTGAATATGAGGCGCTGGAACAAAAAGTGAGCGCAGAGACCATGAGGGGTTTGTGTCAGAGGCAGGCAAAGACCTGCACTAGAGCATCCAGGCCTGATCTCAAGCAAGTGAGGGGTTTGCATGGTACAATGGAAGACCAAAGTGTGCTGGGGGTAGGGGAACTGCAGCAATATATCCTAAGACAGGCCTTGGTGCACTTTTTCATCCATGCCAATTGCCTGAACAAACGTGCTTACACTGAGTGAGACTGGAAGAGTactgggagaaggaagaaagagccATGTGAGGTTGTGATGCAAGAAAACTTTATTGCGGAAAAGGAGTAAAAACTCAGAAGAAGCCAGTACAAGGGAGCTGGACTGGGTTGTGACCAGGGTGATGATCAGCAGAGTATATTTGCTTGGAGGTTTGGCCAGAGCATCAAGGCCTTCCTGCCCTTCACTGGGAGCTGCCCACTAGAGGTGCCCAATGGACTCTGGCTTGGGAGAAGGGGGTTGCAGAAGAGAGCACTGGACAGAGCAGAAAAGGGAGTGGGAGAAAAGCAGGAGGCAGACGGGCCAAGTTTAAATGCTGGCCCCTTGGCTGCTGCCTTCCTTGGTGCCCTGAGAGCAAGTGGCGCCTTAAGGCATCACAGGAGCTGGAATTGCAGAGGCTATTTGAGAGCCTTGGTGCAGAGAGGAGTCCTCAATGCCTGAGATGAGTTCCAGGGAGGGGTGGTTGGTGTCAGGGGTGGTGCTGAGGGTTCTTAGCAGATGTAGCCGCCCCTTCTGCCATAGCAGCCCAGGCCTCCCAGCCCGTAGCCAAATCCACGGCCATAGCCAAGGCCATACCCAAAGCCACCAAAGCCACCAGagatgggctgtccctgcacactGAGCTCAGTGCCCACGGCAGCCGAGGAGGTGGATCCGACGGCGgtgttctgggggaaggaggtcaTGATGGATCCTGGCAGGGTgaccagcacaggggaagggtcGATGATGACGCGGGAATCCTGgcattgcagggcacagggctcgtTGCAGCTGTTGGCCAGCGGGGTGGGTCCGCAGGGACGGCAGAGGCTGTTGCAGGCCATGGTTGTGGTGTGGAGGGTGCCTGGAAGAGAGAAGGGggtgaggcagggcagggatgtggGGGTGCAAGGTGCAGTAATGCAGGAGGGTGAGGGAGTGTGGAGGCTGTTGTTTGTCTGTGGGGAGTTgtgagggctgctggggctgagaggggccaggggtgcaggagcaggagggtcaGGGGCTTGAGGCTCACCTGGttttcagcaggagcagaagaagTCAGGAGAAGTGTGTGAGGGAGAGAGGCTCTGGTCTGGCTTTTATGCTGGTCCTGGAGGGGTGGGACAGCCTTGTCCGAAGGCCTTGGGGCATTTTTTAGGTGGCATCTCTTGCCTCAACCCACCTGCCATGAGGTCATGAGGTGGGTAGTATTTTCGTTTGCGATGTTCTGCAATTCCGTGTCCTGCTCTTGAGTCTGTGTCTGTCTGATCTTGGCGGTAGTTTTCATGGGTTGGTATTTGGCAGGATTTCACTCTCAGATGTGTGTCAGGGAGGAATGAATAAACAACCAGAGCCCTGGAGATTTGCAATGTCATCAGTGAGGTCACTTTGTGCCCCTTGGGTGTTGTGGTTTGTGGGTACCTTGTAAAGACGGGGACTctgttttgtgctgctgcatATCCATCAGTCACTGTGTTGCACCCAGGAATgctgaggaagctgctgctgtcctggggaggTCACTCTGGAACAGCTTGGAAAGATCCCAGTGCCTGGGTGCAGTTCCTGGTGGATGACAGAGAGCTCATGGCCTTGTGTCTTGTACGGGATCACAAGATCAGGTATATGAGAGGCTGTTCAGGCTGAACCTGCTCCATATTTATGGTCCACTTGGATTCCTCAAATTCTAATTCCAACAAACTCTTACATGTGAAGTGTGTTCCTTGACCTCACTCACAAATCCAATGACAAACAACAAATGTGTCTGATCCCTTtgttcccaggctgctctgtggcCTCAATTCCCTCATTCTGCATTCAGACCATCAGGTTTCAAAAGGATTTATATCCTGTAAATCACAATATTTTGTTCCTGTGAGCAAAACCGAGAAATTGTTACCTGATGGTCAGCGtgctcccctttccctctctgtCATGATGTGGGCGTGCCTTCAAGGAATTCCACAATTCCACATCCTTCTCTAGAGGCCCTGTCCCTCTGACCT
This Haemorhous mexicanus isolate bHaeMex1 chromosome 1, bHaeMex1.pri, whole genome shotgun sequence DNA region includes the following protein-coding sequences:
- the LOC132335838 gene encoding feather beta keratin-like, producing MACYNRCSPCGPTPLANSCNEPCALQCQDSRVIIDPSPVLVTLPGPIMTSFPQNTAVGSTSSAAVGTELSVQGQPISGGFGGFGYGLGYGRGFGYGLGGLGCYGRRGGYNC
- the LOC132335910 gene encoding feather beta keratin-like, with amino-acid sequence MACNSLCRPCGPTPLANSCNEPCALQCQDSRVIIDPSPVLVTLPGSIMTSFPQNTAVGSTSSAAVGTELSVQGQPISGGFGGFGYGLGYGRGFGYGLGGLGCYGRRGGYIC